One segment of Microbacterium arborescens DNA contains the following:
- the lysA gene encoding diaminopimelate decarboxylase yields MSPSDVRPAVPEWLLPPADVNALVEAVWPPRAERDDDGAVSIGGIAATDLAAQFGTPLYVLDQDAVVAQARRVREAFDGAAARHGTTARVYYASKAFLSTEIVRWVTAEGLAIDVATGGELAVALAAGADPARIGLHGNNKSPLELARAVELGVGSVIVDSLIEIDRLAEIAAARGAVQPVLVRVNSGVHAETHDFLATAHEDQKFGFALTDAEAVVARVRELPSLRFVGLHCHIGSQIFGTAGFAESASRLVAVHARLLDDGDVPVLNLGGGFGIAYTSVDDPTPIEELADGIVAAVARECAAHGVPVPTLAFEPGRAIVGRAGVTLYEIGTTKPVRVSDELERLYVSVDGGMSDNARPALYGAAYSARVANRRSDAPAALARVVGRHCESGDVVVDAEYLPADVAPGDLLAVAATGAYCFSLASNYNYVPRPPVVAVSNGLARVIVRGETIDDLLARDAGIPTEGAE; encoded by the coding sequence GTGTCCCCGTCCGACGTCCGCCCCGCCGTGCCGGAATGGCTGCTCCCTCCCGCTGACGTCAACGCGCTGGTCGAAGCCGTCTGGCCGCCCCGCGCCGAGCGCGACGACGACGGCGCGGTGTCGATCGGCGGCATCGCGGCCACCGACCTGGCCGCGCAGTTCGGCACGCCCCTGTACGTCCTCGACCAGGATGCCGTCGTGGCACAGGCGCGACGGGTTCGCGAGGCGTTCGACGGCGCCGCGGCGCGCCACGGCACGACGGCGCGCGTGTACTACGCCTCGAAAGCGTTCTTGAGCACGGAGATCGTGCGCTGGGTGACGGCGGAAGGTCTCGCGATCGACGTCGCAACCGGCGGCGAGCTCGCGGTCGCCCTGGCTGCGGGGGCGGATCCGGCTCGCATCGGGTTGCACGGCAACAACAAGTCGCCGCTCGAGCTGGCGCGCGCCGTCGAGCTGGGGGTGGGGTCCGTCATCGTCGACAGTCTCATCGAGATCGACCGACTCGCCGAGATCGCGGCTGCGCGCGGGGCCGTTCAGCCCGTGCTCGTGCGGGTGAACAGCGGCGTGCACGCCGAGACCCATGACTTCCTGGCCACCGCCCACGAGGACCAGAAGTTCGGATTCGCGCTGACGGATGCCGAAGCCGTGGTCGCTCGGGTCCGCGAGCTGCCGTCACTGCGTTTCGTCGGGCTGCACTGCCACATCGGCTCCCAGATCTTCGGCACCGCGGGCTTCGCCGAGTCGGCGTCGCGGCTCGTCGCCGTCCACGCGCGCCTGCTCGACGACGGCGACGTGCCGGTGCTCAACCTCGGGGGCGGTTTCGGCATCGCTTACACGAGTGTCGACGACCCGACCCCGATCGAGGAGCTGGCCGACGGCATCGTCGCCGCTGTCGCGCGCGAGTGCGCCGCGCACGGCGTCCCGGTCCCGACCCTGGCCTTCGAGCCCGGTCGGGCCATCGTCGGCCGCGCCGGCGTCACCCTGTACGAGATCGGCACCACCAAGCCCGTCCGCGTCAGCGACGAGCTCGAGCGCCTCTACGTGAGTGTCGACGGGGGTATGAGCGACAACGCCCGCCCAGCCCTCTACGGCGCGGCCTATTCGGCGCGGGTGGCCAACCGTCGCAGCGACGCTCCCGCCGCGCTCGCCCGCGTCGTCGGGCGACACTGCGAATCAGGTGACGTCGTCGTCGACGCCGAGTACCTGCCGGCCGACGTCGCGCCGGGCGACCTGCTGGCCGTTGCCGCGACGGGCGCCTACTGCTTCTCGCTCGCCAGCAACTACAACTACGTCCCGCGTCCGCCCGTCGTCGCCGTCTCGAACGGCCTGGCCCGGGTGATCGTTCGCGGAGAGACGATCGACGACCTGCTCGCCCGTGATGCGGGCATCCCCACAGAAGGAGCCGAATGA
- a CDS encoding homoserine dehydrogenase → MTDYRRLRVALLGAGAVGSQVAALLLKHGDELADRAGAALDLVGISVRDIDAPRDVELPRELLTTDPEPLLVGSDIVIELMGGIEPARTSILKAIGAGADIVTANKALLATHGPELFEAADQVGASIYYEAAAAGAIPIIRPLRDSLAGDRVQRIMGIVNGTTNYILDRMDREGSDFADVLADAQALGYAEADPTADIEGYDAAQKAAILASLAFHTAVPLNAVHREGITQIDADMMDAARKAGFVIKLLAVCERLADAEVSPSGETISVRVYPALVPREHPLASVHGANNAVFVQAEAAGDLMFYGAGAGGVQTASAVLGDVVSAARRHIAGGVGVGESTRANLPVVPIGHVTTRYQITLEVDDRSGVLAAVAGLLSDGKVSVATLEQTIVADGDVQTARLVIGTHTAREQDLSDAVASLGESGVVKRVVSVLRVEGD, encoded by the coding sequence ATGACGGACTACCGCCGCCTGCGTGTGGCCCTGCTCGGAGCCGGCGCCGTCGGCTCGCAGGTCGCCGCCCTGTTGCTCAAGCACGGAGACGAACTGGCCGATCGGGCCGGCGCCGCCCTCGACCTCGTCGGCATCTCGGTGCGCGACATCGATGCGCCGCGTGACGTCGAGCTTCCGCGCGAGCTGCTGACGACCGACCCCGAGCCGCTCCTCGTCGGCTCCGACATCGTCATCGAGCTCATGGGCGGGATCGAGCCGGCCCGGACGAGCATCCTGAAGGCGATCGGTGCCGGTGCCGACATCGTGACAGCGAACAAGGCGTTGCTGGCGACGCACGGCCCCGAGCTGTTCGAGGCGGCCGACCAGGTCGGTGCCTCGATCTATTACGAGGCCGCCGCTGCTGGCGCCATCCCGATCATCCGCCCGTTGCGCGACTCGCTCGCCGGCGACCGGGTGCAGCGCATCATGGGCATCGTCAACGGCACGACGAACTACATCCTCGACCGCATGGACCGCGAGGGATCCGACTTCGCCGACGTGCTGGCCGACGCGCAGGCGCTCGGGTACGCCGAGGCCGACCCGACAGCCGACATCGAGGGATACGACGCGGCGCAGAAAGCAGCGATCCTCGCCTCTCTCGCGTTCCACACCGCCGTGCCGCTGAACGCCGTCCACCGCGAGGGCATCACGCAGATCGACGCCGACATGATGGATGCCGCCCGCAAGGCCGGCTTCGTCATCAAGCTCCTCGCCGTGTGCGAGCGTCTCGCCGACGCCGAGGTGTCGCCCTCCGGCGAGACGATCTCGGTGCGCGTGTACCCCGCCCTCGTTCCTCGCGAGCATCCGCTCGCGAGCGTGCACGGAGCGAACAACGCCGTCTTCGTCCAGGCGGAGGCTGCGGGCGACCTCATGTTCTACGGTGCGGGCGCGGGCGGTGTGCAGACCGCCTCGGCCGTCCTGGGCGATGTCGTCTCGGCGGCCCGCCGCCACATCGCCGGCGGCGTCGGGGTGGGCGAGTCGACGCGCGCGAATCTGCCGGTCGTCCCGATCGGCCATGTGACGACGCGGTATCAGATCACCCTTGAGGTCGACGACCGCTCCGGCGTCCTCGCCGCGGTGGCGGGGCTGCTCAGCGACGGCAAGGTCTCGGTGGCGACGCTCGAGCAGACGATCGTCGCCGACGGCGACGTCCAGACCGCCCGCCTGGTCATCGGCACCCACACCGCGCGCGAGCAGGACCTCAGCGACGCGGTCGCGTCGCTCGGCGAGAGCGGCGTCGTCAAGCGCGTCGTCTCGGTGCTGCGGGTGGAGGGGGACTGA
- the thrC gene encoding threonine synthase, which translates to MAHVWQGVLREFADRLDVTDSSTVVTLGEGGTPLVPARELSHRTGADVWVKFEGMNPTGSFKDRGMTVALSRAVEHGAKAVICASTGNTSASAAAYAAHAGITAAVLVPEGKIAMGKLSQAVAHGGRLIQIRGNFDDCLEIARELADHYPVHLVNSVNPDRIDGQKTAAYEIVSQLGDAPDFHFVPVGNAGNYTAHARGYREEAARGAATRVPRMFGFQAAGSAPLVRGEVVKDPDTIATAIRIGNPASWHLALEARDATRGWFGAIDDDRILAAQKLLASTAGVFVEPASAITVAGLLDRAEAGVIPAGSRVVLTVTGHGLKDPQWALRNADGTQAEPVVVDASTAEVASVLDLAPEATA; encoded by the coding sequence ATGGCACACGTGTGGCAGGGAGTGCTCCGCGAGTTCGCCGACCGCCTCGACGTCACCGACTCCTCGACGGTGGTCACCCTGGGCGAGGGCGGTACGCCGCTCGTCCCCGCTCGCGAGCTCTCGCACCGCACGGGCGCCGACGTCTGGGTGAAGTTCGAAGGAATGAACCCGACGGGTTCGTTCAAGGACCGCGGCATGACGGTCGCTCTCTCGCGTGCCGTCGAGCACGGCGCGAAGGCCGTCATCTGCGCCTCGACGGGCAACACGTCGGCGTCCGCGGCGGCCTACGCCGCGCACGCCGGCATCACCGCCGCCGTTCTCGTCCCCGAAGGCAAGATCGCGATGGGCAAGCTGAGCCAGGCCGTCGCCCACGGCGGTCGCCTCATCCAGATCCGGGGCAACTTCGACGACTGCCTCGAGATCGCGCGGGAACTGGCCGACCACTATCCGGTGCACCTGGTCAACTCGGTCAATCCCGATCGCATCGACGGTCAGAAGACCGCGGCGTACGAGATCGTCTCGCAGCTGGGCGACGCCCCGGACTTCCACTTCGTTCCCGTCGGCAACGCCGGCAACTACACGGCGCATGCGCGCGGGTACCGCGAGGAAGCGGCCCGTGGGGCTGCGACGCGGGTCCCGCGGATGTTCGGCTTCCAGGCCGCCGGGTCGGCGCCGCTGGTCCGCGGTGAGGTCGTGAAGGATCCCGACACGATCGCGACGGCGATCCGCATCGGCAACCCGGCGTCGTGGCACCTCGCTCTCGAGGCGCGCGACGCGACCCGGGGCTGGTTCGGCGCCATCGACGACGACCGTATCCTCGCGGCGCAGAAGCTCCTCGCGAGCACGGCGGGCGTGTTCGTCGAGCCGGCATCCGCGATCACCGTCGCCGGTCTGCTCGATCGCGCCGAGGCGGGCGTCATCCCCGCGGGCTCGAGAGTCGTCCTGACCGTCACCGGTCACGGGCTCAAGGACCCGCAGTGGGCCCTCCGCAACGCGGACGGCACACAGGCAGAACCGGTCGTCGTCGACGCTTCGACCGCCGAGGTGGCATCCGTGCTCGACCTCGCGCCGGAGGCGACGGCATGA
- a CDS encoding YdeI/OmpD-associated family protein, producing MTAGDEGPALLVVADAVAWRAWLDSHESDSDGVRLVLAKKNVTEPTSLTYAQALDEALCSGWIDGRRNSRDETTFVQLFTPRRARSIWSQRNVGIIERLTGEGRMRERGWIEVERARADGRWERAYAGQAGAAVPADLEAAFSASPAAARRFAALRAAERYSVLHPVLSAPSEAARAARIRRVVARLEGDDEVSSSP from the coding sequence ATGACTGCCGGCGATGAAGGTCCGGCTCTTCTCGTGGTCGCCGACGCCGTCGCCTGGCGGGCCTGGCTCGATTCGCACGAATCCGACTCCGACGGTGTGAGGTTGGTGCTCGCGAAGAAGAACGTCACCGAGCCGACATCGCTCACCTACGCCCAAGCACTCGATGAGGCGCTGTGCAGCGGCTGGATCGACGGTCGGCGGAACTCGCGGGACGAGACCACGTTCGTGCAGCTGTTCACGCCACGACGAGCGCGCTCGATCTGGTCACAGCGCAACGTGGGGATCATCGAACGGCTGACGGGCGAAGGCCGCATGCGCGAGAGGGGCTGGATCGAAGTCGAGCGTGCGCGCGCGGACGGGCGCTGGGAACGAGCCTATGCCGGACAAGCGGGAGCTGCGGTCCCGGCCGATCTCGAGGCAGCGTTCTCGGCCTCACCCGCGGCAGCCCGCCGATTCGCAGCTCTGCGTGCCGCCGAGCGGTACTCCGTCCTGCACCCGGTGCTCAGCGCTCCCTCGGAGGCCGCACGGGCAGCGCGTATCCGCCGCGTCGTGGCGCGTCTCGAGGGCGATGACGAGGTCTCGTCGTCTCCGTGA
- the argS gene encoding arginine--tRNA ligase, translated as MNPDALAEALLSVVAPLAEARRPGSSDGLTAADFVFERPKNRDHGDWASNAAMKLAKRVGANPREFAAEIAAALAETPGVASVEVAGPGFINIRLDAAAAGALAREIVEAGAAFGRNDSQAGNSINLEFVSANPTGPMHIGHTRWAALGDAIARLLLASGAELVREFYINDAGAQMQRFGRSVLASAKGEPTPEDGYPGAYIDDLAQRVLAARPDLLALAPDEQEQVALDLGYELQMADLKDSLEKFNVHFDVFFSERLLHATPADGGPSLVDQAVDRLRAQGHVFDQDDAVWVRTTDFGDDKDRVIRRSNGEYTYFAADAAYYLNKGDRGFAHKIYLLGADHHGYVHRLKALAGAAGDDPEKDIEVLIGQLVSINGARLSKRAGNIIELDDLRDWLGTDALRYSLARYPADSPLTLDPEILQKRTNDNPVFYVQYAHARTHNVARNAADSGVTRDAFAPELLDHETESALLGALQEFPRIVAFAAELREPHRVARYLEELASLYHRWYDTCRVTPLGDEEVTDLHRTRLWLNDATGQVLRNGLDLLGVSAPERM; from the coding sequence ATGAATCCCGATGCTCTCGCCGAAGCCCTCCTGTCCGTCGTCGCCCCGCTCGCCGAGGCGCGACGCCCCGGGTCGAGCGACGGACTCACCGCTGCCGACTTCGTGTTCGAGCGCCCCAAGAACCGTGACCACGGCGACTGGGCGTCCAACGCGGCGATGAAGCTGGCCAAGCGCGTCGGCGCGAACCCGCGTGAGTTCGCCGCCGAGATCGCGGCAGCGCTCGCCGAGACGCCCGGTGTGGCGTCCGTCGAGGTCGCCGGCCCCGGGTTCATCAACATCCGTCTGGATGCCGCGGCCGCCGGCGCCCTCGCCCGCGAGATCGTCGAGGCGGGCGCTGCCTTCGGCCGCAACGACAGCCAGGCGGGCAACTCGATCAACCTCGAGTTCGTCAGCGCGAACCCCACCGGGCCGATGCACATCGGCCACACGCGGTGGGCGGCCCTCGGCGACGCGATCGCCCGGCTGCTGCTCGCGAGCGGCGCAGAGCTCGTCCGCGAGTTCTACATCAACGACGCCGGCGCGCAGATGCAGCGGTTCGGTCGCTCGGTGCTCGCCAGCGCCAAGGGCGAGCCCACGCCCGAAGACGGCTACCCGGGCGCGTACATCGATGACCTCGCCCAGCGCGTGCTGGCGGCGCGCCCCGACCTGCTGGCCCTCGCCCCCGACGAGCAGGAGCAGGTCGCGCTCGACCTCGGCTACGAGCTTCAGATGGCGGATCTGAAGGACTCGCTCGAGAAGTTCAACGTGCACTTCGACGTCTTCTTCAGCGAGCGGCTGCTGCACGCGACCCCCGCCGACGGTGGGCCGAGCCTCGTCGACCAGGCGGTCGACCGGCTGCGCGCGCAGGGGCACGTCTTCGATCAGGACGATGCCGTCTGGGTGCGGACGACGGATTTCGGCGACGACAAAGACCGGGTCATCCGCCGTTCCAACGGCGAGTACACCTACTTCGCCGCCGATGCCGCCTACTACCTGAACAAGGGCGACCGCGGTTTCGCGCACAAGATCTATCTGCTGGGAGCCGATCACCACGGCTACGTCCACCGTCTGAAGGCCCTCGCGGGCGCAGCCGGCGACGATCCCGAGAAGGACATCGAAGTGCTGATCGGACAGCTCGTCTCGATCAACGGCGCTCGCCTGTCCAAGCGCGCGGGCAACATCATCGAGCTCGACGACCTGCGCGACTGGCTCGGCACCGACGCGCTCCGATACTCGCTCGCGCGTTACCCCGCCGACTCGCCGCTGACCCTCGACCCCGAGATCCTGCAGAAGCGCACGAACGACAACCCCGTGTTCTACGTGCAGTACGCGCACGCCCGCACGCACAACGTCGCGCGCAACGCCGCGGACTCGGGCGTCACCCGCGACGCATTCGCCCCCGAGCTGCTCGACCACGAGACCGAATCGGCTCTCCTCGGCGCACTCCAGGAGTTCCCGCGGATCGTGGCGTTCGCCGCCGAACTGCGCGAGCCGCACCGCGTCGCCCGGTACCTCGAAGAGCTCGCGAGCCTCTACCACCGCTGGTACGACACGTGCCGGGTCACGCCGCTCGGCGACGAGGAGGTCACCGACCTTCACCGCACGCGCCTCTGGCTCAACGACGCCACGGGACAGGTGCTGCGCAACGGGCTCGACCTCCTGGGTGTCAGCGCCCCCGAACGGATGTGA
- a CDS encoding transglutaminase-like domain-containing protein: protein MQRILTAELDLQLTGPVDVILQIAASRAASFRDEELSVTLAGRALSVSEIVDPPASPAGTRIHRVAGDAGTIAIRYRAVVEGVATPSPTSELETIAYLRPSRYAQSDEVFAHARRQFRGLQGRELVSAVSDFVATSTTYAPGLSLGTDSAVTTLASGQGVCRDYAHLVIALLRAMDVPARYAACYAPGLRPMDFHAVAEAYVDGAWHVIDATRLSNRRGLVRIATGRDAADCAFLSYYGGNVALTHLRVDAEVDGGAPAVDDPASDDHEAWVVLA from the coding sequence GTGCAGCGCATCCTGACGGCCGAACTCGACCTCCAGCTGACCGGTCCCGTCGATGTCATCCTGCAGATCGCCGCGTCGCGGGCGGCATCCTTTCGCGACGAAGAACTGAGCGTCACGCTCGCCGGCCGCGCGCTCTCCGTCTCCGAGATCGTCGACCCTCCGGCGTCTCCCGCGGGCACCCGCATCCACCGCGTCGCGGGCGACGCGGGGACGATCGCGATCCGTTACCGCGCTGTCGTCGAGGGTGTCGCCACCCCGTCGCCGACGAGCGAGCTCGAGACCATCGCCTACCTGCGGCCGAGTCGCTACGCGCAGTCCGACGAGGTGTTCGCGCACGCGCGCCGACAGTTCCGGGGCCTGCAGGGCCGCGAGCTGGTCTCGGCCGTCAGCGACTTCGTCGCCACCAGCACGACGTATGCGCCGGGACTCAGCCTCGGCACCGACTCGGCGGTCACGACCCTCGCGAGCGGTCAGGGTGTGTGCCGCGACTACGCGCACCTCGTCATCGCGCTGCTGCGCGCGATGGACGTCCCCGCGCGCTACGCCGCCTGCTACGCGCCGGGCCTTCGTCCCATGGATTTCCACGCCGTCGCCGAGGCGTACGTCGACGGCGCATGGCACGTCATCGACGCGACCCGGCTGTCGAACCGGCGCGGTCTCGTCCGTATCGCGACCGGTCGGGATGCCGCCGACTGCGCATTCCTGAGCTACTACGGCGGCAACGTCGCGCTCACGCATCTGCGAGTCGACGCGGAGGTCGACGGGGGAGCCCCCGCCGTCGACGACCCCGCCAGCGACGACCACGAGGCCTGGGTCGTCCTCGCCTGA
- a CDS encoding LmeA family phospholipid-binding protein, which yields MSGATQPTLPLFEATAVPPKRRRRALPWIIALVVVVGLAVAAWFVAESITRSILTNTVREQVITRLALPEDQQIDVGLDEPVLPQVIGGRLDRLDVSGDGIPLGDVLADVSVRATDVPIRADGGDIGSAEATVVFAEDQLETLLSQVSGVSGAGVQLDPPNVTVEVEMPLFALSVPLGLDLTPSAVDGDIVLTPTAVRLGGAALTGDDLRQRFGSAADGVLRDYSICIRDRLPAGLTLREVRVERGALVAEVDVDGAIVRDPALQADGTCA from the coding sequence GTGAGCGGTGCCACGCAGCCCACCCTCCCGCTCTTCGAGGCGACCGCGGTCCCGCCGAAGCGGCGACGTCGGGCGCTGCCGTGGATCATCGCTCTCGTGGTGGTCGTCGGTCTCGCGGTCGCCGCCTGGTTCGTCGCCGAGAGCATCACGCGCAGCATCCTCACGAACACCGTGCGCGAGCAGGTCATCACCCGGCTCGCGCTGCCCGAGGACCAGCAGATCGACGTCGGGTTAGACGAGCCGGTGCTGCCTCAGGTCATCGGCGGCCGGCTCGATCGTCTCGACGTCTCGGGCGACGGCATCCCGCTCGGCGATGTGTTGGCCGATGTGTCGGTGCGCGCGACCGACGTGCCCATCCGAGCAGACGGGGGTGACATCGGATCGGCGGAGGCGACGGTGGTCTTCGCGGAGGACCAGCTCGAGACCCTGCTCTCGCAGGTTTCGGGCGTCTCGGGCGCCGGCGTGCAGCTGGATCCGCCGAACGTGACGGTCGAGGTCGAGATGCCGCTGTTCGCGCTGTCGGTGCCGCTCGGACTGGATCTGACTCCGAGCGCCGTAGACGGCGACATCGTCCTGACGCCCACGGCCGTGCGGCTCGGGGGTGCGGCGCTGACCGGAGACGACCTCCGGCAGCGGTTCGGCTCCGCCGCCGACGGCGTGCTGCGGGACTACTCGATCTGCATCCGCGACCGGTTGCCTGCCGGGCTGACGCTGCGCGAGGTGCGCGTCGAACGCGGTGCGCTGGTGGCCGAGGTCGACGTCGACGGGGCGATCGTCCGCGATCCGGCGCTTCAGGCCGACGGCACCTGCGCCTGA